One Glycine max cultivar Williams 82 chromosome 6, Glycine_max_v4.0, whole genome shotgun sequence DNA segment encodes these proteins:
- the LOC100796941 gene encoding probable isoaspartyl peptidase/L-asparaginase 2 yields MGGWAIAVHGGAGVDPNLPPERQEQAKQLLTRVLNLGISALRSDASALDVVELVVRELETDPLFNSGRGAALTEKGTAELEASIMDGYKRRCGAVSGVTTVKNPISLARLVMEKSPHSYLAFNGAEDFARQQGVEIVENEYFITPENVGMLKLAKEANTILFDYRVPLQNGYDNCGVEVENPLQMNGLPISVYAPETVGCVVVDSEGRCAAATSTGGLMNKKCGRIGDSPLIGAGTYACKVCGVSCTGEGEAIIRGTLAREVAAVMEYKGLGLEEAVEYVMEHRLDGGKAGLIAVSSSGEVAYGFNSNAMFRACATQDGFMEVGIWE; encoded by the exons atgggGGGTTGGGCTATAGCGGTGCATGGTGGCGCGGGTGTGGACCCTAATCTTCCACCAGAGCGTCAAGAGCAAGCCAAACAACTCCTCACTCGCGTTCTCAATCTTGGCATCTCTGCCCTTCGTTCCGATGCTTCTGCCCTCGACGTCGTCGAACTTGTC gtACGGGAACTGGAAACAGATCCCCTGTTCAACTCTGGTCGCGGAGCAGCTCTGACAGAAAAGGGAACAGCGGAATTGGAAGCAAGCATCATGGATGGTTACAAGAGACGATGCGGCGCCGTTTCGGGCGTCACCACCGTCAAAAATCCTATCTCACTCGCTCGTCTTGTCATGGAAAAGTCACCCCACTCCTACCTCGCCTTTAACGGCGCTGAAGATTTCGCCAGACAACAG GGAGTGGAGATTGTGGAGAACGAATACTTCATCACTCCTGAAAATGTTGGTATGCTGAAACTGGCAAAGGAAGCAAACACAATCCTG TTTGATTATAGGGTGCCATTGCAAAATGGATACGATAACTGCGGTGTGGAGGTTGAGAATCCATTGCAAATGAATGGACTGCCAATAAGCGTGTACGCGCCGGAGACGGTGGGGTGCGTGGTGGTGGACAGCGAGGGACGGTGCGCGGCTGCCACGTCGACAGGAGGGTTGATGAACAAGAAGTGCGGTAGGATCGGTGACTCACCACTAATAGGTGCAGGGACTTACGCGTGTAAGGTGTGTGGGGTTTCGTGCACTGGTGAAGGAGAAGCTATAATACGTGGCACGCTGGCGCGTGAGGTGGCAGCGGTGATGGAATATAAAGGACTGGGACTTGAGGAGGCAGTGGAGTATGTGATGGAGCACCGTTTGGATGGAGGGAAGGCAGGGTTGATCGCCGTGTCAAGTTCTGGTGAGGTGGCCTATGGATTCAACTCTAATGCAATGTTCAGGGCATGCGCCACCCAGGATGGATTCATGGAGGTTGGAATCTGGGAATAA